A single region of the Mechercharimyces sp. CAU 1602 genome encodes:
- a CDS encoding energy-coupling factor transporter transmembrane component T yields MRIGFQALHPAITVFYYVGALSLLFLLFHPLFIVTGVTLLLAMNFLYDGGKGVWKWKGMMLITTILLIVVNVITSQRGSVILWQGERYRITGESLLYGTMMAGMIVAVIMLFISYQQVVTADKFLYLFARLLPQWAMLTMLAVRFMPLLRERLSEIEKVQRVRLGEGTPGWKKRMQRKMKQLEVLLTWSLEEGLQSADSMRARGYGVGRRTAYVYWRWRMRDSWSLFILGALMLFCYWGRWQGWGVLDIYPDLERFSLIEAEWLLLMGYLLFISFPILIEAKETL; encoded by the coding sequence ATGAGGATCGGTTTTCAAGCTTTGCACCCTGCTATTACCGTTTTTTATTATGTTGGCGCCCTTTCTCTCCTCTTCCTTCTCTTTCATCCTCTGTTCATTGTGACAGGGGTGACTCTCTTGCTAGCAATGAACTTTCTCTATGATGGTGGGAAGGGCGTTTGGAAATGGAAAGGAATGATGTTGATTACAACCATTCTTTTGATTGTAGTAAATGTAATCACATCACAGCGTGGTTCCGTTATTCTCTGGCAGGGTGAACGGTACCGAATTACAGGTGAATCTTTACTATATGGCACCATGATGGCAGGAATGATCGTTGCTGTCATTATGCTCTTTATTTCTTATCAACAGGTGGTTACTGCGGATAAATTTCTATATCTATTTGCGCGTCTTCTACCCCAATGGGCAATGCTGACGATGTTAGCGGTTCGTTTTATGCCGCTGTTGCGGGAGCGCTTAAGCGAGATTGAAAAGGTCCAACGAGTGCGACTGGGGGAAGGGACACCTGGATGGAAAAAGCGAATGCAGCGTAAGATGAAACAATTAGAAGTATTACTTACTTGGTCGTTAGAAGAGGGACTGCAGTCAGCCGATTCGATGAGAGCACGTGGATATGGTGTGGGTAGACGAACCGCTTATGTGTATTGGCGTTGGCGAATGAGGGATAGCTGGTCTTTGTTCATCTTGGGGGCGCTTATGCTCTTCTGTTATTGGGGAAGGTGGCAGGGATGGGGGGTGCTGGATATTTACCCGGATTTGGAGCGATTCTCTTTGATAGAAGCTGAGTGGCTTTTATTGATGGGATATCTACTATTTATTAGCTTCCCTATCTTGATTGAAGCAAAGGAGACCTTATGA
- a CDS encoding DUF4430 domain-containing protein has translation MKKGCDVMTHHLYRWILFLATFMLFFLFPGISLAETSTEDVESSLTISVVGEKQQSMMTGSISFTHLEGDTAFEALQAVYQGQIGYSGSGRTLYVHDIGGLTEFKRGALSGWVYRVNGKYPTESAGSYQVSDGDVIEWLYTTNNGIDLGYPLTESQARNGNNMARSVTQPSAETDEQTDVGMRDDDKERKQVEAHKPAPVVEQAGSERAVTKDKAVHSVSALQSESKEPPPTISDMGREERKGKDKKKKEDASEKLLQWTLDHYINSEWQIIGLYQAAGIVPEGYLQKVEAQVQANQGEFRRVTDYERLILGILAGGGDPRNIGGYDLVEKLYNNERMTYQGSNGVIFALVALDAYDYAIPEDALWNRGKLVDWLLEHQNDDGSWALSQGAGDVDITAMVLTSLAPYEDAKVEEAKQKGFIWLSARQKESGGFESWGSETSESASQVMIALCSNGISPTSLAFTKPGGNLLENLLSYQEKDGGFAHVKGGGSNHMAGEQALIALTSYRNLLEGKSRVYDFTPLVEPEPEPDPEPEPDPGPEPQPDQEESQGTPPMQAPTPTPVVLVDEQPLMEYPVIYHSWYQAATPRQTVVRPAVVNNNIATRAEDSESAAPGVVTDNEPEENQLTFVSEDEQKNKYAAATPASPQVKNREMREWMIVLVGVVMVLMGLALYLYDKRRGWQ, from the coding sequence ATGAAGAAAGGGTGTGATGTAATGACACATCATCTTTACCGCTGGATTTTGTTTTTGGCTACCTTTATGTTGTTCTTTCTCTTTCCGGGGATATCATTAGCTGAGACGAGTACAGAAGATGTTGAAAGTTCCCTTACTATATCTGTTGTGGGAGAGAAGCAGCAGAGTATGATGACTGGATCCATCTCTTTTACTCATTTGGAAGGAGATACGGCATTCGAAGCTTTGCAGGCAGTGTATCAAGGGCAGATTGGATATAGTGGTTCTGGGAGAACGCTGTATGTACATGATATCGGGGGTTTGACTGAATTTAAGCGAGGTGCACTCAGTGGATGGGTGTACCGGGTGAATGGAAAGTACCCAACGGAGAGTGCGGGCTCGTATCAAGTATCAGATGGAGATGTGATTGAGTGGCTGTATACAACCAATAATGGTATAGATCTTGGATATCCGTTAACAGAGAGTCAGGCGCGTAACGGTAATAATATGGCTCGATCGGTGACTCAACCTTCTGCTGAAACAGACGAGCAAACAGATGTAGGCATGAGGGATGATGACAAAGAGCGAAAACAAGTAGAGGCGCACAAACCAGCTCCGGTGGTGGAGCAGGCTGGTTCAGAGCGAGCGGTAACTAAAGATAAGGCGGTTCATTCTGTGTCCGCGTTACAGAGCGAATCAAAAGAACCGCCACCTACTATAAGTGACATGGGGCGTGAGGAGCGAAAAGGGAAAGACAAGAAGAAAAAAGAGGATGCTTCTGAAAAACTGCTCCAATGGACATTAGATCATTACATTAATTCGGAGTGGCAAATTATTGGTCTGTATCAAGCGGCGGGAATTGTTCCAGAAGGTTATCTTCAAAAAGTTGAAGCACAAGTGCAAGCTAATCAGGGAGAATTCCGCAGAGTAACAGATTATGAGCGTCTTATTCTCGGTATTTTAGCAGGCGGTGGAGATCCACGAAATATAGGTGGATACGACCTTGTCGAAAAATTGTATAACAACGAGAGGATGACGTACCAAGGATCGAATGGAGTGATTTTTGCGCTAGTAGCGTTGGATGCTTATGATTATGCAATTCCTGAGGATGCGTTGTGGAATAGGGGCAAATTAGTTGACTGGCTATTGGAACATCAGAACGATGATGGGAGCTGGGCGCTTTCTCAGGGGGCAGGAGATGTCGATATTACCGCAATGGTATTAACTTCGCTTGCTCCTTACGAAGATGCGAAGGTGGAAGAGGCAAAGCAAAAAGGATTTATATGGTTGTCGGCGCGTCAAAAAGAATCCGGAGGGTTTGAATCTTGGGGGAGTGAAACGAGTGAAAGTGCGTCACAAGTAATGATTGCACTATGTTCGAATGGGATTTCCCCCACCTCGCTCGCTTTTACCAAGCCAGGGGGTAATCTGCTGGAAAATTTGTTATCGTACCAAGAAAAAGATGGTGGATTTGCTCATGTGAAAGGGGGAGGCAGTAACCATATGGCAGGGGAGCAGGCGTTGATTGCTCTAACTTCATATCGAAATCTGCTTGAAGGAAAATCACGTGTATATGATTTTACTCCACTAGTGGAACCGGAGCCAGAACCAGACCCCGAGCCGGAGCCAGATCCGGGTCCCGAGCCCCAACCGGATCAAGAGGAATCGCAAGGAACTCCTCCTATGCAAGCGCCCACTCCTACACCTGTAGTGTTGGTAGATGAGCAGCCACTTATGGAATACCCCGTTATTTATCATTCATGGTATCAGGCAGCCACACCTCGACAGACAGTTGTAAGACCAGCTGTAGTGAATAACAACATTGCAACAAGAGCAGAGGATTCTGAATCAGCAGCCCCCGGTGTTGTGACAGATAATGAACCGGAAGAGAATCAGCTCACTTTCGTAAGCGAGGATGAACAGAAAAATAAGTACGCGGCAGCCACACCCGCTTCTCCACAGGTAAAGAACAGAGAGATGAGAGAGTGGATGATCGTATTAGTCGGTGTTGTGATGGTGCTGATGGGACTGGCTTTATATCTTTATGATAAAAGGAGAGGGTGGCAATGA
- a CDS encoding ECF transporter S component has translation MIIRFERSDVNSKELVLIALLIAIAAVSRVPFAGIPSVQPTTFVIIVAAIVLGAERGFVIGAGAALVSNMFLGQGPWTPWQMVSWGLVGWTAGVLKDTFIMKNMSTRLLFGFVWGFLFGWIMNVWVVIGMENHSWSTFVSVYVASFYFDLAHALSNLFFLAAFSSRWVRVLARFKRKYGLVIASSSN, from the coding sequence ATGATTATTCGATTTGAACGATCAGACGTCAATAGTAAGGAGTTGGTGCTTATTGCGCTTTTGATTGCAATAGCGGCGGTTAGCAGAGTTCCTTTTGCTGGAATTCCAAGTGTGCAGCCAACTACCTTCGTTATTATTGTAGCGGCAATCGTATTGGGTGCAGAACGGGGGTTTGTCATTGGCGCGGGAGCGGCGTTAGTGTCAAATATGTTTTTGGGTCAGGGACCCTGGACTCCTTGGCAAATGGTAAGTTGGGGGTTGGTAGGTTGGACAGCAGGGGTATTGAAAGATACTTTTATCATGAAAAATATGAGCACTCGGTTGCTTTTCGGGTTTGTATGGGGGTTTCTATTTGGTTGGATCATGAATGTGTGGGTGGTGATCGGGATGGAGAATCATAGTTGGTCTACATTTGTTTCCGTCTACGTTGCCAGCTTCTATTTTGATTTGGCTCATGCATTATCTAATCTATTTTTTCTGGCTGCATTCTCTTCACGTTGGGTGAGGGTTTTAGCAAGGTTTAAGAGAAAGTACGGTTTAGTGATCGCATCTTCTTCCAATTGA
- a CDS encoding ABC transporter ATP-binding protein, with protein sequence MNVLTCKELSFTFAGEKSPTLKEISMGITPGEFVLLCGPTGSGKSTLLRMLKQEIQPAGEQSGEIWYKESELGRVEASRAAAEIGFLFQNPEHQIVMEKGLEELVFGMENLGYPPALMRRRAAEASAYLGLEKELSQQTSTLSGGEKQLLNLASLLAMKPRVLLLDEPTALLDPVHALQFLQTLKRFNQETGMTVILSEHRLEDVYPLCDRVLMLENGRLVYNGSPREGIRWLAAKGGSLRKWMPTVPATLSALQQNNKTEDDVPLTIAEGRRWLLKIAPSTRAGAQRAAASLEAKTTPPRRPLCSLEKIQFTYRNGQQVLTELNLKVLPGECVAVLGGNGSGKSTLLQVVAGLLRPRKGLVRLPRKEHRIGYLPQNIESFFLGDTLSQEIEFVTEGVGSEEGGNKHQDIVQLFSLNPLLEQHPLDLSGGERQKAALACLLLQKPNMYLLDEPTQGMDPVTKEICKHSLLQRASEGAGILFTTHDVEFAAEVATRCVMLFEGEIIVSEPTAAFFRGNDFYTTAAYRLTRETGWPEGITMKEVHTLWDGLVGARL encoded by the coding sequence ATGAATGTACTTACATGTAAAGAGCTCAGCTTTACCTTTGCAGGAGAGAAAAGCCCCACTTTGAAAGAGATCTCGATGGGAATAACTCCGGGAGAATTTGTACTTTTATGTGGTCCAACGGGTTCTGGGAAAAGTACGCTTTTGCGAATGCTCAAACAGGAAATTCAACCGGCAGGGGAACAATCAGGGGAAATATGGTATAAAGAGAGTGAATTGGGGCGTGTAGAAGCGAGCCGAGCCGCAGCGGAGATTGGTTTTCTGTTTCAAAATCCTGAGCATCAGATTGTGATGGAAAAGGGTTTGGAAGAGCTAGTGTTTGGTATGGAGAATTTAGGATATCCGCCAGCGCTCATGCGGAGGAGAGCGGCAGAAGCGAGTGCTTATTTGGGTTTGGAAAAAGAGTTATCCCAACAGACGTCTACGTTGTCAGGGGGAGAAAAGCAATTATTAAATTTGGCATCACTCTTGGCGATGAAACCTCGAGTATTACTCTTGGATGAACCAACAGCACTTTTGGATCCTGTGCACGCTCTTCAATTTCTACAGACATTAAAGCGTTTTAATCAGGAAACGGGTATGACCGTGATTTTGTCCGAACATCGGTTGGAAGACGTGTATCCACTGTGTGATCGTGTGCTCATGTTGGAGAATGGACGGCTTGTTTATAATGGTTCTCCGAGAGAAGGGATACGATGGTTGGCAGCAAAGGGGGGGAGTCTTCGAAAATGGATGCCTACGGTTCCAGCGACACTATCGGCTTTACAGCAAAATAATAAAACGGAGGATGATGTGCCACTAACGATTGCAGAAGGAAGAAGGTGGCTATTAAAAATAGCCCCTTCTACTAGAGCAGGTGCACAGCGCGCTGCCGCTTCCCTTGAGGCAAAGACGACACCGCCTCGGCGCCCGCTCTGTTCATTAGAAAAAATTCAGTTTACCTATAGGAATGGGCAACAAGTGTTAACTGAGCTTAATCTCAAAGTGTTACCTGGGGAGTGCGTAGCAGTATTGGGAGGCAATGGTTCCGGTAAGTCAACGCTGTTACAAGTGGTTGCAGGTCTACTTCGACCTCGGAAGGGCTTGGTCCGTTTGCCGAGGAAAGAGCATCGAATCGGGTACCTTCCGCAAAATATAGAATCTTTTTTCTTGGGGGATACATTATCGCAGGAAATAGAATTTGTCACAGAAGGTGTAGGAAGTGAAGAAGGGGGTAACAAGCATCAAGATATCGTACAGTTATTTTCGCTGAACCCTCTGCTGGAGCAACATCCTCTTGATCTAAGTGGGGGGGAGAGACAAAAAGCGGCACTTGCTTGTTTACTCTTACAAAAACCAAATATGTATTTGTTGGATGAACCCACACAAGGAATGGATCCAGTTACCAAGGAAATATGTAAGCATTCTTTGTTACAACGAGCATCAGAAGGTGCGGGCATTCTTTTTACCACCCACGATGTGGAGTTTGCTGCTGAGGTAGCAACACGTTGTGTCATGTTGTTTGAAGGTGAAATCATTGTTTCAGAGCCGACGGCTGCTTTTTTTCGTGGCAATGATTTTTATACAACAGCGGCGTATCGGTTAACGCGCGAAACGGGATGGCCTGAGGGGATTACGATGAAGGAGGTGCATACCCTGTGGGACGGATTGGTTGGCGCGCGTTTGTAG
- a CDS encoding DUF4430 domain-containing protein yields the protein MTRRISIFLIAIGLLFVGAGSWEALASSPLVEETLAGDEKDVKRSGQSELSSNQIENQSEKENVSADDNNTETSYSSEMKVKATSTEVQTENAITKKDERRTITRTAPSNSSSQQAERAKKENAQPTATFSIHGSGGQTVLSARAVTLVEGDTVFDVLQRATQATGVQMEYRGWAHTLYVEGIDNLYEFDEGPESGWMYRVNGVFPNKSAGIYDVDEGDVIEWLYTRDLGRDIGAEF from the coding sequence ATGACGAGAAGAATATCCATCTTTTTAATTGCAATTGGTTTGCTGTTTGTAGGGGCTGGATCTTGGGAAGCGTTGGCTAGTTCTCCTTTGGTGGAAGAAACTTTAGCTGGTGACGAAAAAGATGTGAAACGATCGGGTCAAAGCGAACTCTCATCGAATCAGATTGAAAACCAAAGTGAAAAAGAGAATGTAAGCGCAGATGATAATAATACCGAAACTTCCTATTCATCAGAAATGAAGGTTAAGGCCACATCTACAGAAGTTCAAACAGAAAACGCTATTACAAAAAAAGACGAGAGACGCACGATAACGAGAACAGCTCCTTCGAACTCCTCTTCACAGCAAGCTGAGCGTGCAAAAAAAGAGAATGCACAACCAACAGCTACTTTTTCGATTCACGGCAGTGGGGGTCAGACTGTACTATCAGCACGCGCGGTGACATTAGTAGAGGGAGATACGGTGTTTGATGTACTTCAACGTGCCACGCAAGCGACAGGGGTTCAAATGGAATATCGTGGATGGGCTCATACCTTGTATGTAGAAGGCATAGACAACTTGTACGAATTTGATGAAGGGCCGGAAAGTGGCTGGATGTATCGAGTAAATGGAGTTTTTCCCAATAAAAGTGCGGGGATTTATGATGTGGATGAAGGAGATGTGATCGAATGGCTCTATACACGCGACCTCGGACGTGATATTGGAGCGGAATTTTGA
- the nadA gene encoding quinolinate synthase NadA: MQTSILNPVNASLPEELRSLTYKEYDERIRKAIAQLGDDLVILGHHYQRDDVIQYADYRGDSLQLAKVAEKLGDKKYIVFCGVHFMAETTDTLTSEEQKVILPDMRAGCSMADMADIDEVEEAWEAIQAQLGDTVIPVTYVNSTAAIKSFVGRHGGTTCTSSNAHQVLEWAFAQKKRILFLPDQHLGRNTAFDMGIPLEQMVVWDPKAGDFEGLECELEETRMLLWKGHCSVHEKFTVEQIEGHRERDPEMKIIVHPECSHEVVQAADDNGSTSYIINQIEAAPAGSKWAIGTEVNLVQRLANDHPEQEIRLLSNTICPCLTMNRIDQPHLLWVLEGLVRDEVINQITVDPETTKWSQVALDRMLGIS, translated from the coding sequence CGACTTGGTTATTCTGGGCCATCATTATCAGCGTGATGATGTGATTCAATATGCGGATTATCGGGGTGATTCACTTCAGTTGGCCAAAGTAGCGGAGAAGCTTGGCGATAAAAAGTATATTGTCTTTTGTGGTGTTCACTTTATGGCAGAGACGACAGATACGCTTACATCAGAAGAACAGAAAGTCATTCTTCCTGATATGCGCGCCGGTTGCTCGATGGCGGATATGGCAGATATTGATGAAGTAGAAGAAGCATGGGAAGCGATTCAAGCGCAGTTGGGCGATACCGTGATTCCTGTTACTTATGTAAACTCGACAGCAGCGATCAAATCGTTTGTCGGGCGTCATGGGGGGACAACATGTACTTCGTCCAATGCGCATCAAGTGTTGGAATGGGCATTTGCACAGAAAAAGCGGATACTGTTTTTGCCAGACCAGCATCTGGGTCGCAATACCGCTTTTGATATGGGGATTCCATTGGAACAAATGGTGGTATGGGATCCTAAAGCAGGTGACTTTGAAGGTTTAGAGTGTGAGTTAGAAGAGACGCGTATGCTTCTATGGAAAGGTCATTGTTCTGTACATGAGAAGTTTACTGTCGAACAAATCGAAGGTCATCGGGAACGTGATCCTGAAATGAAGATTATTGTACACCCGGAATGTTCACACGAAGTTGTACAGGCAGCAGATGATAATGGTTCTACAAGTTACATCATCAATCAGATCGAAGCGGCTCCAGCCGGTAGTAAGTGGGCGATCGGTACTGAAGTCAATTTGGTACAACGCTTGGCTAACGATCATCCGGAACAGGAAATTCGTCTTCTCAGTAATACAATCTGTCCATGCTTAACGATGAACCGTATTGACCAGCCTCATCTGTTGTGGGTGTTGGAAGGCTTGGTGCGTGATGAAGTAATTAACCAAATCACTGTTGATCCCGAGACTACAAAATGGTCTCAAGTAGCGTTAGATCGAATGTTAGGGATCAGTTAA